A genome region from Ficedula albicollis isolate OC2 chromosome 23, FicAlb1.5, whole genome shotgun sequence includes the following:
- the LUZP1 gene encoding leucine zipper protein 1, with the protein MAECTGYKETSNRHLRFKLQSLSRRLDELEEATKNLQKAEDELLDLQDKVIQAEGSNSSMLADIEALRKRVLKIEGKDEEIRKAEELCRLMKEKLEEEESLTRDLKSEIELLQKRMAELEKLEEAFSRSKNDCTQLCLSLNEEKNLTKKISTELEILRVKVKELESSEDRLDKTEQTLTAELEKLKSLTLSFITERKHFNEREKQNEKIIQELTQKLEQNNKLNRADQTRNASNLLERSSNNLLERNDMRIEDDLTSALPSKETRRKGSVDYLKHVENETRNKSENQKNKNQEDNKVKDLTQEIEKLKTQIKHFESLEEELKKVRAKNNDLQDSYLSEQNKNKLLTGQLEEIKMQIKKQKDLENGEVENEDTSFSSRGKHDRPKYRGVMSDLPAAKHKARELSPQQRRDRARNRDFSSTNDSYSHSGKQVPSPSLVNRRAGKASAASALSDTAGTDTRKLEEKSSVSTLSSGQKDGCIMQNEGKRSKEQPSVLSRYPPAAQEQKSWKALSKPVGDAGLRSKAEKPSQVLRGSCQNGADTRDEKSSKGESVGSLAEKLKTSQDEVSECLRDMQLTRGNHISSNGTVSAYRYHVSSSGSDSAGSKVEAASTFAASHRQPSEGRAKRAVISQEREAADASLESVKLSTLTKRSHHSRSQEDILQILTALDKEGTEQSSSSTTDHVNVGLKTDSKTTQSNQEKLNSDEESGRGKNPTTQSDFETRKKISSKQFSNSRGVFRASLFEDDKRTVNDEESTKCIKPLDASPGGLKSRRTFSPREALRSKAIIKPAIVEKDMKAIMGGAVSEAESEKQKSTFKTVTNKMSSSITIFPSEPTAPRTTSDTAAKERHVTTSNIRVASNEPSPSITNNAPSPFEISVNRSALKSSETDRSGEAARSKAETVVSRSSIMLKTSELMERSSEPPLETISWKSHGSSEAGSSETKHVTVRSSWRTRQGLHSLEDSQTKVEKSATFSVTNLCRSSVDLSEGEGNSSKTDFLEQTSSRTSATANSWSAPDPVLGSQRTKSNLSASELLTCRSYGSDPTAAAARQRSTLPDESKDFVSSSRRKQYGSSEYLLQADTVGKRTATKDPESNSPAAAGLQGEEQGSARPGRTSRR; encoded by the exons atGGCAGAATGTACAGGCTACAAGGAAACCTCAAATCGGCACCTACGTTTCAAATTGCAGAGCCTCAGTCGCCGCCTTGATGAGCTGGAGGAAGCAACTAAAaatctgcagaaagcagaggatgAGCTGCTTGACCTCCAGGACAAAGTTATCCAGGCAGAAGGCAGCAACTCCAGCATGCTGGCTGACATTGAAGCCCTGAGGAAGAGAGTGCTGAAGATTGAAGGCAAGGATGAAGAAATTAGGAAGGCTGAAGAGCTTTGCAGATTAATGAAAGAGAAACTTGAAGAGGAGGAGAGCCTCACTCGAGATCTGAAGTCAGAAATTGAGCTCCTTCAGAAGAgaatggcagagctggagaagctggaggaggCCTTCAGCAGGAGCAAGAATGACTGTACACAGCTGTGTCTTAGCCTCAATGAAGAAAAGAACTTGACCAAAAAGATATCTACAGAATTAGAAATACTTAGAGTTAAAGTGAAAGAACTGGAATCATCTGAGGATAGGCTGGATAAAACTGAGCAGACCTTAACAGCTGAGttagaaaagctgaaatccttAACCCTGAGCTTtatcacagaaagaaaacattttaatgaaagagaaaagcaaaatgaaaaaataatccagGAGCTAACACAGAAACTAGAACAAAACAATAAACTAAATAGAGCAGATCAAACTAGAAATGCATCCAACTTGCTGGAAAGGTCATCCAACAACCTCCTGGAAAGAAATGATATGAGAATTGAAGATGACTTGACTTCTGCACTGCCTTCAAAGGAGACCAGGAGGAAGGGAAGTGTGGATTACCTGAAACACGTAGAAAATGAAACCAGGAATAAAtcagaaaaccaaaagaataaaaaccagGAAGACAACAAAGTCAAAGATCTCACCCAAGAAATTGAGAAACTTAAAACTCAGATCAAACATTTTGAATCTTTAGAAGAAGAACTTAAAAAAGTGAGAGCCAAAAATAATGATCTGCAAGACAGTTACTTAAGTgagcagaataaaaacaaactctTAACCGGTCAgttagaagaaataaaaatgcaaataaagaaacagaaagatcTGGAGAACGGAGAAGTTGAAAATGAAGATACAAGTTTTTCTAGCAGGGGAAAACATGACCGACCTAAATACAGAGGTGTGATGAGTGATTTGCCAGCTGCTAAGCACAAGGCAAGGGAGCTGTCACCACAGCAGCGCCGGGACAGGGCACGGAACAGAGACTTCTCCAGCACTAATGACAGCTACAGCCACAGTGGGAAGCAGGTGCCCAGTCCAAGCTTAGTGAAcagaagagcagggaaagctTCTGCTGCATCTGCCCTTTCAGACACTGCTGGCACAGATACAAGAAAACTGGAAGAGAAATCTTCAGTTTCCACTCTTTCTTCTGGTCAGAAGGATGGCTGCATCATGCAGAATGAGGGGAAGAGATCCAAAGAGCAGCCATCTGTCCTCAGCAGATATCCTCCTGCTGCACAAGAGCAGAAGTCTTGGAAAGCACTTTCCAAACCTGTTGGTGATGCAGGCCTGAGATCCAAGGCTGAAAAGCCATCTCAGGTGCTCCGTGGCAGCTGCCAAAATGGTGCTGACACACGAGATGAAAAGTCAAGCAAAGGAGAATCAGTGGGTTCTTTGGCTGAGAAGCTGAAAACGAGTCAGGATGAAGTCAGTGAGTGCTTGAGGGACATGCAGCTCACAAGGGGTAACCACATCTCTTCCAATGGCACAGTCTCAGCATACAGGTACCACGTGTCCTCCAGTGGGTCAGACTCTGCTGGCTCTAAAGTGGAAGCAGCGAGCACTTTTGCTGCATCACACAGACAGCCCTCAGAGGGGAGGGCTAAAAGGGCAGTAATCTCCCAggaaagagaagctgcagatgcATCACTTGAAAGTGTGAAGCTTTCGACACTAACAAAGCGTTCCCATCACTCCAGGAGCCAGGAGGACATTCTGCAGATTCTCACAGCTCTGGATAAAGAAGGCACCGAGCAGTCTTCAAGCTCAACAACAGATCATGTAAATGTGGGTTTAAAAACTGACTCCAAAACCACGCAGAGTAACCAGGAAAAACTTAATTCAGATGAAGAATCAGGGAGAGGCAAAAACCCAACCACTCAGTCAGATTTtgagacaagaaagaaaatcagttcCAAGCAGTTCTCCAATTCTAGGGGAGTTTTTAGAGCATCACTTTTTGAAGATGACAAAAGAACTGTGAATGATGAAGAGTCTACTAAGTGCATAAAACCATTAGATGCCAGCCCTGGAGGATTGAAATCCAGAAGAACCTTCAGCCCTAGAGAAGCTCTGAGATCAAAAGCCATCATTAAGCCTGCAATTGTTGAGAAGGATATGAAGGCAATCATGGGAGGGGCTGTTTCAGAGGCAGagtcagaaaaacagaagtctACTTTTAAAACAGTAACAAATAAAATGTCAAGCAGCATCACAATCTTCCCTTCTGAGCCAACAGCTCCAAGGACCACTTCAGATacagcagcaaaggaaaggcATGTTACCACCAGCAACATCAGAGTTGCTTCAAATGAGCCTTCACCATCAATAACAAACAATGCCCCTTCACCCTTTGAGATTTCAGTTAATAGAAGTGCTCTGAAGTCATCTGAGACAGACAGAAGTGGAGAGGCAGCGAGAAGTAAAGCTGAAACAGTGGTCTCAAGAAGCAGCATTATGCTAAAGACTTCTGAGCTCATGGAGAGGAGCAGTGAGCCACCTCTGGAGACAATCAGCTGGAAGAGCCATGGCTCGTCAGAGGCGGGTTCATCCGAAACAAAGCATGTCACTGTGAGAAGTTCCTGGAGAACAAGACAAGGCCTGCATTCCCTGGAGGACTCTCAAACCAAAGTGGAGAAAAGTGCAACTTTCAGTGTCACAAACTTGTGTAGGTCCTCAGTGGACCTTTCAGAAGGGGAAGGGAATAGTTCAAAAACAGACTTCCTGGAGCAGACTTCATCAAGGACGAGTGCCACTGCTAATTCTTGGAGTGCCCCTGACCCTGTACTTGGGTCCCAAAGGACCAAAAGTAACTTAAGTGCATCTGAGCTGCTGACATGCAGGAGCTATGGCAGTGATCctacagcagctgctgctcggCAGAGGAGCACACTACCT GATGAAAGCAAGGATTTTGTGTCCAGTTCCAGAAGGAAGCAGTATGGCTCTTCTGAGTACCTGCTTCAGGCTGACACTGTGGGGAAAAGGACAGCCACCAAGGACCCTGAATCCaactcccctgcagcagcagggctgcaaggAGAGGAGCAG GGCTCTGCCCGGCCTGGCCGCACATCCCGGAGatga